Proteins co-encoded in one Diaminobutyricimonas sp. LJ205 genomic window:
- a CDS encoding tubulin-like doman-containing protein, protein MLRPFLLIGVGGSGGKTLRIVRDNLVRRLEQAGWEGELPKAWQFLHIDVPTVADGNDPDLPGQLPERDYQGMVGLGLDYRTIDAAMVQSGGSHIVDALGGWRPDPNRVNIPASKGAGQFRALGRVITVAGVERVRDALMKARRELTGAEVIGELQAVSTLLGSSSGSISHEPTVVVVSSIAGGTGSGAVIDVCDAVRALGDKWANEIVGILYAPDVFDYLPEEARRGVRPNSLAAIAELLSGYWNEEGPSEGTTQLFAKYGVQLGSARRLGPRYPFLVGASNESVTYKTQNDIYLAMGRSLASWMSSATLQDRMAAYTQAQWAATAQSVPDKLPLHTQGTETPFIAMGSARVGLGRDRFQEYASEHLARTAVERFLRQHETLRARGDERTEKQLIMETADDVFGGFLDASGLDERGEDRNQIIDALRPDSIKSDLKAVYTEVLSKIRETIPERGARASDVRRGIRNLVNDRRSSFQTAQLALRIDKGKAWVEHIQNHLPSLAARYVAHAGAPVTAELLRRLGTEIKQVREELVSEAAAQRRWAADVDQQVRGAIDDQDTAVILRTTDRLEEAVKRAVNTFLQEQEAEIRELAAEFIDDLASNVIHPLLEAIEHSIDALANARGSGRGARSSKMDTWPAGDTVPERLKPAPNEFLLEPADNYHELLADLVRRTLDAPTGTEGRALAERQIVLGTDSVESGVQQLIAKERKWAPKNHQVNVSITATPSKASFKVLASPEDLIHRCREWLHRPGTLVGNYMAEGLREYLNPETISPSEITTRLQRFEGQLIAALNAGAPLANINTSVLVQVHDRHEVSYSTSFSEIPLPDNSPAREILQKTLQARGQWSEEITKAFSDAGGAHIDIFTVLSEPYEPVVFNSLMRPIASEWGARNKAPDQRAEFWRWRRARPLPEALPFSPGVLDSLIRGWFVSSLLNQLEVTDTGAKIFVPANIGEGGDYAAFPWPTLTAVKPGPDLLPALLESVSVAMLEVNSTESLAPMRPYERMLVLGSGSPEEVPGELAAWILDGTDASGLDSGADWEVRRDEAAKKLDDLMTNFKTYFARIAQRTELLDFPGSYELRNEILASLGALRRSVDSVQPVSAGSVFF, encoded by the coding sequence ATGCTTCGTCCCTTCCTCCTTATTGGCGTTGGCGGTTCTGGCGGCAAAACGCTCCGGATTGTTCGAGATAACCTCGTGCGTAGACTCGAACAGGCCGGCTGGGAAGGCGAATTGCCGAAGGCGTGGCAATTTCTTCACATCGACGTGCCGACAGTGGCAGACGGCAACGACCCCGACCTGCCGGGCCAACTCCCCGAGCGTGACTATCAGGGCATGGTCGGCCTTGGACTCGACTACCGCACAATCGACGCCGCGATGGTCCAATCCGGTGGCTCTCACATCGTCGATGCGCTCGGTGGCTGGCGACCCGACCCGAATCGGGTAAACATTCCGGCCAGTAAGGGGGCAGGCCAGTTTCGCGCACTCGGCCGTGTTATTACGGTTGCGGGAGTCGAGCGTGTCCGTGATGCACTCATGAAAGCGCGGCGCGAGCTCACAGGCGCCGAGGTCATTGGCGAGCTGCAGGCCGTCAGCACATTGTTGGGCAGTTCGTCAGGCTCGATCTCGCACGAACCGACAGTGGTGGTTGTCTCCTCAATCGCGGGCGGAACGGGATCCGGCGCGGTCATCGATGTCTGCGACGCGGTTCGAGCCCTAGGTGATAAATGGGCGAATGAGATCGTCGGCATCCTGTACGCCCCGGATGTGTTTGATTACCTGCCCGAGGAAGCGCGGCGGGGAGTTCGGCCCAACTCCCTTGCTGCGATTGCCGAATTACTAAGCGGATACTGGAACGAAGAGGGACCGTCCGAAGGCACTACTCAGCTGTTTGCCAAGTATGGCGTGCAGCTCGGTTCCGCGAGACGTCTTGGCCCGCGATATCCGTTCCTGGTCGGGGCGAGCAACGAGAGCGTCACCTACAAGACCCAGAACGACATCTACCTAGCCATGGGACGTTCGCTCGCGTCTTGGATGTCAAGTGCGACGCTGCAGGACCGGATGGCTGCGTACACCCAGGCACAGTGGGCTGCGACTGCTCAATCCGTTCCCGACAAACTCCCCCTGCACACGCAGGGGACCGAAACGCCGTTCATCGCAATGGGCTCAGCTCGAGTAGGCCTCGGCCGTGATCGCTTCCAGGAGTACGCATCGGAGCATCTGGCGCGTACCGCTGTGGAACGCTTCCTGCGTCAGCACGAAACCCTCCGCGCTCGGGGCGATGAGCGGACCGAGAAGCAGCTGATCATGGAAACCGCCGACGATGTATTTGGCGGGTTCCTCGATGCCTCAGGCCTGGACGAGCGTGGTGAAGACCGCAATCAGATCATCGATGCACTTCGTCCGGACAGCATCAAATCTGACCTCAAGGCCGTGTACACCGAAGTACTAAGCAAGATCCGGGAAACGATTCCTGAGAGGGGGGCGAGAGCCTCTGACGTGCGACGTGGCATTCGGAATCTCGTCAACGACCGCCGCTCGAGCTTTCAAACTGCACAACTTGCGCTGCGGATTGATAAGGGCAAAGCCTGGGTCGAGCATATTCAGAATCATCTCCCCTCTCTTGCTGCGCGCTATGTCGCTCATGCCGGTGCCCCGGTAACGGCTGAACTGCTCCGCAGGCTGGGCACCGAGATCAAGCAAGTCCGTGAGGAGCTTGTTAGCGAGGCTGCGGCTCAGCGGCGCTGGGCAGCGGACGTCGACCAGCAGGTGCGCGGCGCCATCGATGATCAGGACACGGCCGTCATCCTGCGAACGACCGATCGTCTGGAAGAAGCAGTGAAGCGCGCGGTGAATACCTTCCTCCAGGAGCAGGAAGCCGAGATTCGGGAACTGGCCGCCGAGTTCATCGACGACCTCGCAAGCAATGTGATTCATCCACTTCTCGAGGCCATCGAGCACAGCATTGATGCGCTCGCCAACGCGCGCGGGTCGGGTCGGGGAGCACGAAGCTCCAAGATGGATACTTGGCCTGCTGGGGACACGGTGCCGGAACGTCTCAAGCCCGCCCCGAACGAGTTCCTCCTCGAGCCGGCGGACAACTACCACGAGCTCCTCGCGGACCTCGTTCGCCGAACGCTCGATGCGCCGACCGGCACCGAGGGTCGAGCGCTTGCGGAGCGCCAGATTGTACTGGGCACCGATTCGGTTGAGTCCGGGGTTCAGCAGCTCATCGCGAAGGAGCGGAAATGGGCTCCGAAGAATCACCAGGTCAATGTCTCTATCACTGCCACTCCTTCGAAGGCGAGCTTTAAGGTCCTCGCCTCCCCCGAGGACCTGATCCATCGATGCCGGGAATGGCTGCACCGACCGGGCACGCTCGTCGGCAACTACATGGCCGAGGGCCTCCGCGAGTATCTCAACCCGGAAACGATCAGTCCGAGTGAGATCACCACGCGCCTTCAGCGTTTCGAGGGCCAGCTGATCGCTGCACTGAACGCAGGTGCCCCGCTCGCGAATATCAACACGTCGGTGCTAGTGCAAGTGCATGATCGGCATGAGGTCAGCTACTCGACATCGTTCAGTGAGATTCCCTTGCCTGACAACTCACCCGCACGCGAGATTCTGCAGAAGACCCTTCAAGCTCGTGGCCAATGGAGTGAAGAGATCACCAAGGCGTTTAGCGATGCTGGCGGAGCGCATATCGACATCTTCACCGTTCTCAGCGAGCCATACGAGCCCGTGGTTTTCAACAGCCTCATGCGCCCCATCGCTAGCGAATGGGGTGCCCGCAACAAAGCGCCTGATCAGCGTGCTGAGTTCTGGCGCTGGCGTCGCGCGCGTCCGTTGCCTGAGGCTCTACCGTTCTCGCCGGGCGTCCTGGACTCGCTCATTCGCGGATGGTTCGTTTCGAGCCTGCTAAACCAACTGGAAGTCACCGACACCGGCGCCAAAATATTCGTGCCCGCCAACATAGGCGAGGGAGGCGACTACGCGGCATTCCCGTGGCCCACACTGACCGCCGTGAAACCGGGTCCAGACCTCCTTCCCGCACTCCTAGAATCAGTCAGTGTTGCCATGCTTGAAGTGAACTCGACAGAGTCACTGGCACCCATGAGACCCTACGAACGGATGCTCGTTCTCGGTTCGGGTAGCCCAGAGGAAGTTCCGGGGGAGCTTGCCGCGTGGATTCTGGACGGCACAGATGCCAGCGGCCTCGACTCCGGTGCCGATTGGGAAGTCCGTCGTGACGAAGCCGCAAAGAAGCTGGACGACCTCATGACGAACTTCAAGACGTACTTTGCGCGCATCGCACAACGGACGGAGCTGCTCGATTTCCCGGGATCGTACGAACTGCGCAACGAGATCCTTGCCTCCCTCGGGGCGCTACGACGATCGGTTGATTCGGTTCAGCCCGTCTCCGCGGGAAGTGTGTTCTTTTGA